TCGTTGGCCTGGAGCTTGCGCACCTGCAACAGGTTACGGATCAGATTGATGGCCTTCTTGGCGTCCATGTACTGCAACTGGTAGGTCCGGATCACCATCTCTTCGTACTGTTTCAGCTTTTCCGGGGTCTTGGGATAGATCATGATGTTGCGCTCGTTGAGCAGCTTGTGCCCGAGCCGGTTCATACCGGTCAGCAGTTCGAATGCCTGATCGAATGTGGCATTGTTCAGGTTGATGGAGACCGGTACATCCTTCACCCCCTCGTCAAAGACGAAGCTGATGCCGGACAGTTGGGTGAGAATCGCAAAAACATCCCTGATGCGGGCTTCCTTGAACTTGAGGGTAAACCGGCTGTTGCTGCGCAGTTGGAGTTCATAACGCTTCAGCGGAGAGGTACGCAGTGCCGCCACCCGCTCGGCCGCGGCCTGATACTGGGGATTTCCGGGGTCCAGCTCCAGGGCGGCGGTAAAGGCCCTCGCTGCCTCACCCGGCTTTTTCAAACGTTCGAACTCTATCCCCTCTTGCCAGGCATTCCGGGCATTGAGCAAACGGGCAGCCGCGGCCGCCTGCTCGCCGTAGCGTTTGGTTCCCGGTTCAAGCAGACTGGCTGCCTGATACTCGGTCACCGCCTTTGCATAGTTGCCGCCACTCAACGCTTCTTCTCCCAGCCGGGCGCGCAGCCGCGCCGCCTCGGCACGGGCGGCAAGAAAACGGATACGGTATTCGGCGGAGGCCGGTTCAGCCTTGATCGCCTCGGCATAGTGCACCAGTGCTTCTTCGAAGAGCCCCTGCTCTTCCAGGCGCATACCGCTGTCAAACGCACGGCGTGAGGCGGCGCAGCCGGCCGCAACCAGGAAAGCGGCAAGCATGGCGGAACTGAGGAGCAGGTATCCGATCCGTTTGAAACGAAGCATGACCATCCCGGTATCGTCGAACGTGACAGGGCCGCGCTCAGCGGTCCTCAAGACACAAGCCGGCTTCGGCCGGTGCAAAACCGGTCACCAGCATGACCCGCTTCAACCCTTCGGAGAGGTTGACCAGCTTCGGCTCCAGGCCCCGGAAGCGGGCGCACTGCAGCCACACCTTCAGCAACTGCAAACCGCTGAAGTCAACGCTCTTGATCTGGCCGCAGTCCACCTTCAGGGTCTTCTGCCCCTGATCGTCAACCTGTTGCAGCACGTCTGACAATGAATCGATATGGCGCACCACCCCTTCCATGTTCCAATCGCCGACCAGAAACACATCACTGCCCTCAAGCCGAATAGCCATATCAGCCTCCTGACCCGGAAATTGCCATCAGGGTGGCCACTCCATATTCCGTGCCAAAAACAGAATACAAAAACAGAGCAATTACAGGCTATTAACCACGACAAACCAAAGCATTTCGGCAAGAAAATACGCCACAACGAGAGGGCATGATGGGTGGGGTGATGATAACCGCTTGAACTCGATACTGTTTTCGGGGAACGTTAGATTTGGGGCACCTGTCTCGAAACGTTACATCAGCTAGCCGGACTCCGGGGGAACACCCGAAATTTTCGAACCATGGCAACGGGATGGTAGGAGCGCTTTGCCTCCCGCAGCCCCGGCTTTCCCAGGTCCTGCTCCCGGTTGACGTGGCTGCATTCGGGCGGGAGCAAACGGCAGAATTCGCGGTTCACCAGTTGCGACGCGCCATCCATGGCCGGATCAGCCTTTTCAAAGAGACAGACCGCTGTGGTGTCGTTAAGACGCTCGCCAAGGGCAAAGGCGGCGATCCCGTCATCGAGACGTACCACAACCCCGAAAAGCCCCAATTCTTCCGCCCGTTCAAGCCCTTCCCGGCTTGCCGCCAGCTCCGGCTGCAGCGAGCGGGTTCCGTCGTTGTCATGGTGACGGAACCAGTTGTCCAGCAGGTGCAGCGATGCCGTCACATGAGTCGAGGAAAACGGCTCCACAACGTACCGGTGACGGGAGGTGAAGTGCTGTATCCGGTTGCGCTTGGTGCGGAAGCGGGCGCCGGACAGGGTGGCCAGATCGCTCTTCAGGTAGAGATAGTCGTCGTTATCGCGGTCCTCAACCAGCGAATATCCTCGACCCGTCAGGTGCTCCGCCAGAAACGCCTCGTCGGCACCATAGAGCTGATGCCCGGCATCCAGCAGTTTCCGGGCGGCAGCCCCCCGATTTCCGCAGAGCGGCGGAAGGAAGCAGGCAGTGCCGTCGTAGTCGCGACCGAACACGATCACACTGTCGTCCAGCAGACTCAGGGTGTAGTGGTGGGCGTGGCGAAACAGAAAGAGATTGGCGAAACACAGCTCGGAGACCTGGGGTTGCAACCTGAACAGGTGATCCCGCAGCAGCCCGCCATCCTCCGGTTCCGGAGGCCTGACGGCAGGATAGAGGGGTAGTGGGACGGCCATGGTTTCTCCGGGTTATTCAGCCAGATGACGCCGGAAGATCAGCACCGCCGCCAGGAAACAACTTACTGCGGCCACAGAGAGGTTCGCTCCGAAGAACGGGGACAGGCTGCCCCCCACCAGGGCCTGTCGTGCCCCCTCGAAAAGTGCGGTGGTGGGCAACAGACGGATGAACGGTGCAACGGTCGCCGGGTAGGCAGAAAGCGGAAAAAACAGTCCGGACATGAAGATAAGCGGCATAATGAATACCGCCTCCACCCGCCCGATGGTCTCCGGCTTGTCCAGCAGGGTGCCGCAGATGACCCCGGCGCAGGAAAAAAGTACCGAACCCGGAATCAGGAAGAGCAGGTAGGCGGCAAGACGGTCCGGGGCGAACCTGAAGGGAGTGATGACCAAGATGACCAGGGCCACCA
The window above is part of the Trichlorobacter ammonificans genome. Proteins encoded here:
- a CDS encoding DUF2156 domain-containing protein; protein product: MAVPLPLYPAVRPPEPEDGGLLRDHLFRLQPQVSELCFANLFLFRHAHHYTLSLLDDSVIVFGRDYDGTACFLPPLCGNRGAAARKLLDAGHQLYGADEAFLAEHLTGRGYSLVEDRDNDDYLYLKSDLATLSGARFRTKRNRIQHFTSRHRYVVEPFSSTHVTASLHLLDNWFRHHDNDGTRSLQPELAASREGLERAEELGLFGVVVRLDDGIAAFALGERLNDTTAVCLFEKADPAMDGASQLVNREFCRLLPPECSHVNREQDLGKPGLREAKRSYHPVAMVRKFRVFPRSPAS
- a CDS encoding STAS domain-containing protein encodes the protein MAIRLEGSDVFLVGDWNMEGVVRHIDSLSDVLQQVDDQGQKTLKVDCGQIKSVDFSGLQLLKVWLQCARFRGLEPKLVNLSEGLKRVMLVTGFAPAEAGLCLEDR
- a CDS encoding ABC transporter permease; this translates as MNLRGTLAIWRRDLLVLRRSILSEMVAVVAYPLTIYLAFGIGMQGYIGPVEGIPYGLFIAPGLITMTAVSAAYNESVWSLWFHRRVQYTIESYRVTPISVSEIVIAKILSGFSHGLLKGLMVALVILVITPFRFAPDRLAAYLLFLIPGSVLFSCAGVICGTLLDKPETIGRVEAVFIMPLIFMSGLFFPLSAYPATVAPFIRLLPTTALFEGARQALVGGSLSPFFGANLSVAAVSCFLAAVLIFRRHLAE